A DNA window from Selenomonas sp. oral taxon 126 contains the following coding sequences:
- a CDS encoding transketolase family protein — MADVKKVATRDSYGNGLVELGKEHENIVVLDADLAGATKSGTFKKAFPDRHFNCGIAECDMVGVGAGLSTMGLVPFVSTFAMFAAGRAYEQVRNTIGYPHLNVKICATHGGISVGEDGASHQCCEDFALMRTVPGMTVMCPSDDVEARKMVHAAYEMEGPVYIRFGRAATPVYHDESYEFAIGKGEVIQDGMDVAIIATGILVPEAIKAGKLLAAEGIKARVINMATIKPLDEELVIRAARECGKIVTVEEHNILGGLGEAVAGVVTEHAPVPVHRIGVRDEFGHSGPAAELLKQFGLTAEHITAQTKTFVGK, encoded by the coding sequence ATGGCAGACGTAAAGAAAGTTGCAACGCGTGACAGCTACGGAAACGGACTTGTAGAGCTCGGCAAAGAACATGAAAATATTGTTGTTCTGGATGCGGATCTCGCAGGGGCGACGAAGAGCGGAACATTCAAGAAGGCATTTCCCGATCGTCACTTTAACTGCGGCATTGCAGAGTGTGATATGGTCGGCGTCGGTGCGGGACTCTCGACGATGGGGCTCGTGCCGTTCGTGTCCACCTTTGCCATGTTTGCGGCGGGGCGCGCCTACGAGCAGGTGCGCAACACGATCGGCTATCCGCATCTGAATGTCAAGATCTGCGCGACGCACGGCGGCATTTCCGTCGGCGAGGACGGCGCATCCCATCAGTGCTGCGAGGACTTTGCCCTCATGCGGACGGTTCCCGGCATGACGGTCATGTGCCCCTCGGACGATGTGGAGGCGCGCAAGATGGTGCACGCTGCGTACGAGATGGAGGGTCCTGTATACATCCGCTTCGGGCGTGCGGCGACGCCGGTCTATCATGACGAGTCATATGAATTCGCCATTGGAAAGGGCGAGGTCATTCAGGACGGTATGGATGTCGCCATCATCGCGACGGGCATTCTCGTCCCCGAGGCAATCAAGGCAGGAAAGCTCCTCGCTGCTGAGGGCATCAAGGCGCGCGTCATCAACATGGCGACAATCAAGCCGCTCGATGAGGAGCTTGTCATTCGCGCGGCGCGGGAATGCGGGAAGATTGTGACCGTCGAGGAGCACAATATCCTTGGCGGACTTGGCGAGGCAGTTGCAGGCGTTGTTACCGAGCATGCCCCCGTTCCCGTCCATCGCATCGGCGTTCGTGACGAGTTCGGGCACTCCGGCCCTGCGGCGGAACTGCTCAAGCAGTTCGGACTGACGGCAGAGCACATCACTGCGCAGACGAAGACCTTCGTCGGGAAATAA
- a CDS encoding ShlB/FhaC/HecB family hemolysin secretion/activation protein, with protein sequence MKTLNRPSILLLIPLLSFSAPPAIAAPAQQEQLDQSRAQEAERQNRLGEERVETIVAPPPSVDLPADESVRFHISQITIENQVERFRFLERIARPYVGKELSLSDINKLINAMNQSLMARGFSTSRIVVPEQNLSSGELRLVLQIGYIGTVHFAEGSDTLYWKNLFPFHEGDILNVRDIEQGIEQAKRLPSQDISVQLLPSEQPQRTDVVLTVKRGKNFYGTISVDDSGLEDTGKLQWYTSIGIDQPFHKNDMLRIGMNLDGAQDGYEKGTRGHNISYTYPYGRHTFSFSYQRSKYHQTVESVPYDFISAGDSNISTLSWDYVLHRSAVMKTSMDIRLRKRNSHSFLNDVELPIQAMHQTSMEIGYAERLYIQRNTLYFRLAHRFGLGWMGAQEEKAFADAPKTLYRMWLLDVDFVHPFEFSHRPATFTTSFHGQYTMDGMRLYGVDMISMGNRYTVRGFDGEVTLMGTNGWYLRNEFATRFPKQKAELYLGLDVGAVYGYGADLYNGHTMMGAAVGLRGAIDTVSYDVFAAMPIRKPEGFHTPNATYGFSLGVRF encoded by the coding sequence TTGAAAACACTCAACCGTCCCTCAATTCTCCTCCTCATCCCCCTCCTCTCCTTCTCTGCTCCTCCTGCTATCGCTGCCCCTGCACAGCAGGAGCAGCTCGATCAGTCACGGGCGCAGGAGGCAGAGCGGCAGAATCGTCTCGGTGAGGAGCGTGTGGAGACGATTGTCGCCCCTCCCCCATCTGTTGATCTTCCCGCAGATGAGAGCGTTCGATTCCACATCTCTCAGATCACGATTGAGAACCAAGTGGAGCGATTCCGCTTCCTCGAACGTATCGCTCGTCCCTATGTGGGCAAGGAACTGTCGCTCAGCGACATCAACAAGCTCATCAATGCGATGAATCAGTCCCTCATGGCTCGTGGGTTCTCTACGAGCCGTATTGTTGTGCCGGAACAGAATCTCTCATCGGGAGAACTTCGTCTCGTTCTGCAGATCGGCTATATCGGCACCGTTCATTTTGCCGAGGGCAGCGATACGCTCTACTGGAAGAATCTCTTTCCCTTCCACGAGGGAGATATTCTGAACGTACGCGACATCGAGCAGGGCATCGAACAGGCGAAGCGTCTCCCCTCACAGGATATCTCCGTCCAGCTCCTCCCCTCGGAACAGCCGCAGCGGACAGATGTTGTGCTGACAGTGAAACGCGGGAAGAATTTCTACGGTACGATCTCCGTGGATGACTCAGGTCTTGAAGATACGGGAAAGCTCCAATGGTATACCTCCATCGGTATCGATCAGCCCTTTCACAAGAACGATATGCTCCGCATCGGCATGAATCTTGACGGCGCACAGGATGGATATGAGAAGGGAACGCGCGGGCACAATATCAGCTACACCTATCCCTATGGACGGCATACATTCTCATTTTCCTATCAACGCTCGAAATATCATCAGACGGTAGAGAGCGTTCCCTATGATTTCATCAGTGCGGGAGATTCAAATATCTCTACGCTGTCATGGGACTATGTACTGCATCGCTCAGCTGTCATGAAGACGAGCATGGATATTCGTTTGCGGAAACGGAACTCCCATAGCTTTTTGAACGATGTCGAGCTGCCCATCCAGGCGATGCACCAGACCTCGATGGAGATCGGCTATGCAGAGCGCCTCTATATCCAGCGCAATACGCTCTATTTCCGTCTGGCGCACAGGTTCGGTCTCGGATGGATGGGTGCGCAGGAAGAAAAGGCTTTTGCCGATGCGCCTAAGACGCTCTATCGAATGTGGCTGCTCGATGTGGACTTTGTGCATCCATTTGAGTTCAGTCATCGCCCCGCAACATTTACGACATCCTTTCACGGACAGTATACGATGGACGGGATGCGGCTCTATGGTGTAGATATGATCAGCATGGGCAATCGCTATACGGTGCGCGGCTTCGACGGCGAGGTTACGCTGATGGGAACAAACGGATGGTATCTGCGGAACGAGTTCGCGACACGGTTTCCGAAACAAAAGGCGGAACTCTATCTTGGGCTTGATGTCGGTGCGGTCTATGGATATGGGGCTGATCTCTATAACGGACATACGATGATGGGCGCAGCAGTCGGACTGCGCGGAGCGATTGATACCGTCTCCTATGATGTCTTTGCGGCGATGCCCATAAGAAAACCCGAGGGATTCCATACGCCAAATGCGACTTATGGATTCTCCCTCGGGGTAAGGTTCTAA